A DNA window from Janibacter sp. A1S7 contains the following coding sequences:
- a CDS encoding alpha/beta fold hydrolase: MTTVETANPEVAETIDVNGIATNYHDVGEGDSVLLIHGSGPGVSAYANWRAVLPELSRNHRVIAPDVLGFGYTERPEGVTYDMATWTEHLVGLMDALGIEKAAVVGNSFGGALALNVAAHHPERVTRLVLMGAVGVPFEITEGLDKVWGFEPSLENMVDLMDVFAYDRSLLTEDLARLRLEAATRPGVHEAYSSMFPAPRQRSVEAMTIPDQDIRALTQPTLVIHGRDDEVIPLSNSMRLHELIEQSQLHVFGQCGHWVQIEHTQDFTRLVGDFLA; the protein is encoded by the coding sequence ATGACCACTGTCGAGACCGCCAACCCCGAGGTCGCCGAGACGATCGACGTCAACGGCATCGCGACGAACTACCACGACGTCGGTGAGGGCGACTCCGTCCTGCTGATCCACGGCTCCGGCCCCGGCGTGAGCGCGTACGCCAACTGGCGCGCCGTCCTGCCCGAGCTGTCCCGGAACCATCGCGTCATCGCACCGGACGTGCTCGGCTTCGGATACACCGAGCGGCCGGAGGGCGTCACCTACGACATGGCGACGTGGACCGAGCACCTCGTCGGCCTGATGGACGCCCTGGGCATCGAGAAGGCCGCGGTGGTGGGCAACAGCTTCGGCGGCGCGCTCGCCCTCAATGTCGCGGCCCATCACCCCGAGCGCGTGACCAGGCTCGTGCTCATGGGTGCGGTGGGCGTGCCCTTCGAGATCACCGAGGGACTGGACAAGGTCTGGGGCTTCGAGCCCTCCCTGGAGAACATGGTCGACCTCATGGACGTCTTCGCCTACGACCGTTCGCTCCTGACCGAGGACCTGGCCCGGCTGCGGCTCGAGGCCGCGACCCGACCCGGGGTGCACGAGGCCTACAGCTCGATGTTCCCGGCGCCGCGGCAGCGGTCGGTCGAGGCGATGACGATCCCCGACCAGGACATCCGCGCCCTCACCCAGCCGACGCTGGTCATCCACGGACGCGACGACGAGGTCATCCCGCTCAGCAACTCGATGCGCCTGCACGAGCTCATCGAGCAGTCCCAGCTGCACGTCTTCGGCCAGTGCGGCCACTGGGTGCAGATCGAGCACACGCAGGACTTCACCCGTCTCGTGGGCGACTTCCTCGCCTGA